The following proteins are encoded in a genomic region of Dokdonia donghaensis DSW-1:
- a CDS encoding metal-dependent transcriptional regulator yields MYSKSEENYLKAIYHLEAIAKHGVSTNAIAGEMETKPSSVTDMVKKLADKGLVNYVKYKGTTLTEKGKKAALGVVRKHRIWEVFLLETLDFQWDEVHDIAEQLEHIKSQELINRLDKFLDYPDYDPHGDPIPDKNGNIKSAEKKLLAELKKGNQGQLVGVRETSPDFLQFLDKRSIAIGSKIKVLGKEFFDGSMVIQVQGEQFFISKKIAENLYIHI; encoded by the coding sequence ATGTACAGCAAGTCAGAAGAAAATTATTTAAAAGCAATCTACCATCTTGAGGCGATTGCAAAGCACGGGGTGAGCACTAATGCCATTGCAGGAGAGATGGAGACCAAGCCATCTTCTGTTACAGATATGGTAAAGAAGCTTGCAGATAAAGGTCTGGTAAATTATGTGAAATATAAGGGCACCACACTTACAGAAAAAGGTAAAAAGGCGGCGCTAGGTGTCGTGCGAAAACATCGTATTTGGGAAGTTTTTCTTTTGGAAACGCTCGATTTTCAATGGGACGAGGTGCACGATATAGCAGAGCAACTGGAGCACATAAAATCACAAGAGCTTATAAACAGGCTCGATAAGTTTTTAGATTATCCAGATTACGACCCGCACGGAGATCCTATTCCAGATAAAAACGGAAATATAAAAAGTGCCGAAAAGAAACTACTCGCCGAACTTAAGAAAGGAAACCAAGGTCAGCTAGTAGGTGTGCGTGAGACAAGTCCAGACTTCCTTCAGTTTTTAGACAAGCGTAGTATAGCGATAGGGTCAAAAATTAAAGTACTAGGTAAAGAGTTTTTTGATGGATCTATGGTTATTCAGGTTCAGGGAGAGCAGTTTTTTATCTCAAAAAAAATAGCAGAAAATCTTTACATCCACATTTAA
- a CDS encoding metal ABC transporter solute-binding protein, Zn/Mn family, with amino-acid sequence MKQSFYIAIVFFALSVISCKENIEDNGRLNVVTTTSMITDLVKNIGGEHINLQGLMGAGVDPHLYKASAGDVTKLSRADVIFYNGLHLEGKLVEVFEKMNATQVTQVALGEVLDKNTLIGSDYFASNYDPHVWFNIRYFKQFVAEVTSTLSRKDPQNASYYQANAKTYLAKLETLEAEIKAKVATLAPEKRILVTAHDAFNYFGKSYGFEVVGLQGLSTATEAGVQDVQRLSKFIIENKVKAIFVESSVPRRTIEALQAAVQSKGNEVTIGGSLYSDALGNAGTEEGTYIGMFTYNVTTIVEALK; translated from the coding sequence ATGAAACAGAGTTTTTATATCGCAATTGTATTTTTCGCTTTAAGCGTAATAAGTTGTAAAGAAAATATAGAGGATAATGGTAGGTTAAACGTTGTTACCACTACCTCTATGATTACAGACCTAGTAAAAAACATAGGTGGTGAGCACATCAACTTGCAGGGGCTTATGGGTGCCGGAGTAGACCCACACTTATATAAAGCAAGTGCTGGCGATGTCACAAAATTATCTCGTGCAGATGTTATTTTTTATAACGGTCTACATCTAGAAGGCAAACTGGTAGAGGTGTTTGAAAAGATGAACGCCACCCAAGTCACGCAGGTGGCACTGGGCGAAGTGTTAGATAAAAACACCCTCATAGGGTCAGACTATTTTGCGTCTAACTATGATCCTCACGTGTGGTTTAACATTAGATACTTTAAGCAGTTTGTAGCAGAGGTTACAAGTACGCTTTCGCGAAAGGACCCTCAAAACGCATCATATTATCAAGCAAATGCCAAAACCTACCTAGCAAAATTAGAAACGCTAGAAGCCGAAATAAAGGCCAAAGTAGCCACCCTCGCCCCTGAAAAAAGGATACTCGTTACCGCACACGATGCCTTTAATTATTTTGGTAAGAGTTATGGTTTTGAGGTAGTAGGCTTGCAGGGTCTATCTACAGCAACAGAGGCTGGTGTTCAAGACGTACAGCGTCTATCAAAATTTATAATAGAGAATAAGGTAAAAGCCATCTTTGTAGAAAGCTCTGTGCCTAGACGCACGATAGAGGCATTGCAAGCCGCAGTTCAGTCTAAAGGAAACGAAGTAACTATAGGCGGATCTCTATATAGCGATGCGCTGGGTAATGCTGGTACAGAAGAGGGAACCTACATAGGGATGTTTACATATAATGTGACTACAATCGTAGAAGCCTTAAAATAA
- a CDS encoding metal ABC transporter ATP-binding protein, with product MSESKIAIRVDDLTVAYNYKPVLWDIDLEVPEGVLMAIVGPNGAGKSTLIKSILGIIDPIAGSVSIYGKPYDEQRKLVAYVPQKGSVDWDFPTTALDVVMMGTYGKLGWIKRPGAKQKKAALEALEKVGMLPFKSRQISQLSGGQQQRVFLARALVQNAAIYFMDEPFQGVDATTEIAIINILKELRKAGKTVVVVHHDLQTVPEYFDWVTFLNVKKIATGPVKDIFNDDNLTKTYGINYKVAVNQ from the coding sequence ATGTCAGAATCAAAAATAGCCATACGCGTAGATGATCTCACGGTTGCTTATAACTATAAGCCAGTGCTGTGGGATATAGATCTTGAGGTGCCTGAAGGTGTGCTTATGGCAATAGTAGGTCCTAATGGTGCGGGTAAGTCTACCCTTATAAAATCCATACTCGGCATTATTGATCCTATTGCTGGGAGTGTTTCCATTTATGGAAAACCGTACGATGAGCAGCGTAAGCTTGTAGCATATGTACCCCAAAAAGGAAGTGTAGACTGGGATTTTCCCACCACGGCGCTAGATGTCGTGATGATGGGAACGTATGGAAAGCTAGGGTGGATAAAACGACCAGGAGCCAAGCAAAAGAAAGCAGCGCTAGAAGCACTTGAAAAAGTAGGGATGCTACCTTTTAAAAGTAGACAAATAAGTCAACTGTCTGGCGGGCAGCAGCAACGTGTTTTTCTTGCCAGAGCACTTGTGCAAAATGCTGCTATTTATTTTATGGATGAACCTTTTCAAGGTGTGGATGCTACGACAGAGATTGCCATTATTAATATCTTAAAGGAACTTCGTAAAGCAGGTAAAACCGTAGTGGTTGTACATCACGATTTACAAACTGTTCCAGAATACTTTGACTGGGTAACATTCTTAAATGTAAAGAAGATTGCTACCGGTCCAGTAAAAGATATTTTTAATGATGATAATCTCACCAAAACTTATGGGATTAATTATAAAGTAGCGGTAAATCAGTAG
- a CDS encoding four helix bundle protein: protein MSKDVVFNFEKLKVYQKSLDFVDFVYEIIQNFPVDERFALSSQYRRAALSISLNIGEGQVSSDAQFNRYLDIALNSLSLNPKAKG from the coding sequence ATGAGTAAAGATGTTGTATTTAATTTCGAAAAATTAAAGGTGTATCAAAAGTCGCTTGACTTTGTTGACTTCGTCTATGAAATAATTCAGAACTTTCCAGTTGATGAGAGATTTGCTTTAAGTTCTCAATATCGCAGGGCAGCATTATCTATTTCACTCAACATTGGTGAAGGTCAAGTAAGTTCTGATGCACAGTTTAATAGATATTTAGATATTGCTCTCAATTCATTAAGTCTAAATCCCAAAGCTAAAGGCTAA
- a CDS encoding metal ABC transporter permease has protein sequence MELSDYFSQLFSDYTLRTITLGTAILGAICGMLGSFAVLRKQSLLGDAISHAALPGIAIAFLITGTKDSNILLLGALVSGLIGTFWIRGMITKTHLKSDTALGLVLSLFFGFGMLLLTFIQKQPNANQAGLDKYLFGQAATLVESDVILMAIVTGVCLVIMLLFWKEFKILLFDADYTKTLGFNTRFIDVLITFFIVLAIVLGLQTVGVVLMSAMLLAPAAAARQWTNKLSVMIVLAAIFGAFSGVFGTAISASQNNLSTGPVIVLVAGVFVVVSFVFSPGRGILFKQLRKYQNRRDLKLQKTLQFMFDIAKTHENISHPHAIKILNNFQGYTRASLKEMEEKEWVKVRGQKWAMTEKGYDAAVNLYKNN, from the coding sequence ATGGAACTCTCAGATTACTTCTCGCAATTATTTTCAGATTATACCCTAAGGACTATTACTTTGGGTACAGCTATACTTGGAGCAATCTGCGGGATGTTAGGGAGCTTTGCGGTATTGAGAAAACAGAGCCTTCTAGGTGATGCAATCTCACACGCGGCATTACCAGGTATTGCCATTGCTTTTTTAATCACTGGTACAAAAGATAGTAATATCTTATTGCTTGGAGCGCTCGTAAGTGGTTTGATAGGTACTTTCTGGATACGAGGTATGATTACAAAAACACACCTCAAAAGTGATACGGCATTGGGTCTTGTGTTGTCATTATTTTTTGGTTTTGGAATGCTGTTGCTCACATTTATACAGAAACAACCTAATGCAAATCAAGCAGGACTTGATAAATACCTATTTGGTCAGGCCGCAACCCTCGTAGAGAGCGACGTGATTTTAATGGCAATTGTAACTGGGGTCTGCCTGGTGATTATGTTACTCTTCTGGAAAGAGTTTAAAATTCTTCTCTTTGATGCAGATTATACAAAGACCTTAGGGTTTAACACAAGATTTATAGATGTGCTTATTACCTTTTTTATAGTCTTGGCTATTGTTTTAGGGTTGCAAACGGTAGGAGTGGTACTTATGAGTGCTATGTTACTTGCTCCAGCCGCTGCCGCAAGACAGTGGACAAACAAGCTAAGTGTAATGATAGTGCTTGCAGCTATTTTTGGTGCCTTTTCTGGTGTATTTGGCACAGCTATAAGTGCGAGTCAAAACAACCTGTCTACAGGGCCAGTTATTGTGCTGGTAGCTGGTGTGTTTGTGGTGGTTTCATTTGTGTTTTCTCCTGGGCGAGGAATTTTGTTTAAACAGCTGCGCAAGTATCAGAATAGACGAGATCTCAAATTACAAAAGACCTTGCAATTTATGTTTGATATTGCAAAAACACACGAGAATATATCACACCCACACGCAATAAAGATTCTTAATAATTTTCAAGGGTATACCCGTGCTTCTCTTAAAGAGATGGAAGAAAAAGAATGGGTGAAAGTACGAGGTCAGAAATGGGCAATGACAGAAAAAGGCTATGATGCCGCAGTAAACCTTTATAAGAATAACTAA